In Oryza glaberrima chromosome 8, OglaRS2, whole genome shotgun sequence, the following are encoded in one genomic region:
- the LOC127782071 gene encoding uncharacterized protein LOC127782071 produces the protein MLASMAAAAADAGAFLVRPSDHPDLVSAGADGLDQGLPASSAAAAAASDLDPSRSLNEAIELLLEAKRPLIWAGSKGAAHPDAGVMAEVLNLLVESNNLPFVLTPMAEGFLPDGHRLCVASGKREYAIKQCDVALVVCAEDNWLLHGNLLKLWSDVKFIIVSAQEAEIGLLKPNIGVLGDAKAVLESINAQLISKGSQFLPKITQHGYSSENSQTMAKEDGRLSSMEGTSPDGAHIIDMNPKIADNGSSKTDGKELERCFDLNPKIVFLWLAMATSFSQLLSTYDHNNTVQIMSMITFLIFLGLVFLVNCFVSPWLSFWKSEIKFLLNWHHIIVCLSVATVAFMLCATSKIENP, from the exons ATGCTGGCtagcatggcggcggcggcggcggatgcggggGCTTTCCTTGTGCGGCCATCAGATCATCCCGATCTCGTTtcggccggcgccgacggcctcGACCAAGGCTTACCCGCATCCTCCGCCGCAGCAGCTGCAGCGTCCGATCTGGATCCAAGTCGCAGCTTGAATGAAGCAATTGAGCTTCTGCTGGAAGCGAAGAGGCCTCTGATTTGGGCAGGCAGCAAGGGGGCAGCTCACCCAGATGCGGGCGTGATGGCGGAGGTGCTGAATCTGCTGGTTGAATCCAATAATTTGCCCTTTGTCCTGACGCCTATGGCGGAGGGTTTCTTGCCTGATGGGCACCGGCTCTGTGTGGCCTCTGGTAAGCGAGAGTATGCTATCAAGCAATGCGATGTAGCTCTAGTTGTTTGTGCAGAAGACAATTGGCTACTTCATGGAAACCTTCTGAAGTTGTGGTCAGATGTGAAGTTCATTATTGTGAGTGCTCAGGAGGCAGAGATTGGGCTACTGAAACCAAATATAGGGGTTCTCGGTGATGCTAAGGCTGTTCTGGAGAGCATCAACGCTCAGCTGATCAGCAAGGGCAGTCAGTTCTTACCAAAAATCACTCAACATGGATATTCTTCTGAG AATTCGCAAACTATGGCAAAAGAGGATGGTCGTCTTAGCTCTATGGAGGGAACCTCACCAGATGGGGCTCATATCATTGACATGAATCCAAAG ATTGCTGATAATGGAAGTTCTAAAACAGATGGAAAAGAGCTTGAAAGGTGCTTCGATTTAAACCCTAAAATTGTCTTCTTGTGGTTGGCGATGGCAACCTCATTCAGCCAGCTTCTATCCACCTACGACCACAACAATACGGTCCAGATAATGTCCATGATAACTTTCCTGATCTTCCTTGGTCTCGTATTTCTTGTGAACTGCTTCGTCTCCCCATGGTTGTCCTTCTGGAAATCAGAAATCAAATTTCTTCTGAACTGGCACCATATTATTGTCTGCCTCTCAGTCGCCACTGTAGCATTCATG CTATGTGCTACTAGTAAAATTGAAAATCCTTGA